In the genome of Arachis hypogaea cultivar Tifrunner chromosome 9, arahy.Tifrunner.gnm2.J5K5, whole genome shotgun sequence, the window GCGTCTTACGATCCAACAATTTTCTTTGTTGAGTTTACGGAAATATACAACATAAAAGTTCACAATGGACAATCCACATAGTACATTCTTTTAGAGACAAACAATCCCGAACATGATACTACTCATCACCATAATAGAGGGTAAGAAATCTTTGAATATGTAGTGATACAAGTATATGTTTTCTGACGAGTTGGCATGTATAAATGGGGGAACCCCACTCTGCATAAAGTAGAAAATTGGAAATAAACCAACTGTACTTACAACATTTTTTGTATAAACTATTCACAAACCAATGACAATGCAAACTAACAAAATACAAATCCAGAAACGACCCAAAAAGTACATACCAATTCTCCACGCTGGTCTAAAGCTTCAAGATAACAGTTATATCTAAATCCAATTTGTTGAGGAGATAGCTGACGGAAAGAATAATCTCTCTTATTATAGAAGACGGTTGGATAACACTATTGCTGCTTATAGTATCCACCTTGATGAGGTGGAGGGTATGGAGATGGAACGGTATATGGAGGCCTGGGAACAGAACCAGGTTGCCGAGCCGGCGCATTATAGTATGGCACGCCATCCAGGATATGCAGGTTGGCCATACTCTGCTGGTGCCTGCTGATGAACCTGATGGGGTTGGTATGGAGCGGCAGATGTTGGTGGAATGTGGTATGGAGGTGGAGGCTGATGCGCTACTGAACCATATGAGGGAGGGGGATGTCTGTAGGAAGAAACCGGAGGCTGCTCAGGTGGTTGATAATAAGGTGTTTGGGGACGAGGATCTGTTTGTTGTGTACTGGGTCTTTGGTTTTGGCTTCCAACTGGTGGGTAGCTACTACTAAAAGCACCTGAGTTTTTATCTTGGAAACTCAGACCAGCCACTTGTCTTTGAACATCTTCAATCATTTCTCTGCACTGGATGTTCCTTGTCATTACGAAGTCATTGCTCTGCTGCTTTACATTTGTGATCGCATCCTATCGAACAGAAATTTGCATAAATAGCAAGTACTTGTTTTCAACCATATATTTAATCATACTCagataatttcttgcataatagAATTCAATCAACACATAGTTGATAAGTTCTAACCTGCAGAGTAACATAATTTTAACCCTTCATTAATGTTGTCTTTTATCTCTCGAAACTTGGCTATGGCAGCTTCAATCTGCTTATAGCATTTTTCACGTGAAGCTGAGATATTATAAGGAAACCATGAAAAGATCAACCATCAGACAAGTAGGGTGACTACaccgaaaaaaaagaaagggtaGCATTCTGTATGAAATAATAAGAGCCAGTTCAACTATTACCACTGAAATAGAAAAGAAGGTCCATTAATTAATGCATCAGTTTAAACAATTTTCTGTTGCTGGTTAATATTCAGTTttgtgtacattaaaattagatTCAATATTGAGGAGAACAACCAAATACGATATACCTTTATAGTCTTCAAGATTGAAGAGAGCCGAGAATTCATCATTCTGAGCCTGTAAACAAAAGCAAACGGTTGTTAGAATCACATGATTGAAGATTGTTGCTTGCTCACAATAATCAATGTAGTAAGTAAAAAGGGAACCCCAgaaaattttgtattaaaaaaaaaaccaccaAGACAGTTTGGGAAATATTTCCCTTAGAAAGTTCTAATATACATCAATTCTTTTTAAGCGAGCGCACATAATGCAATACCTGGATCTGCATCAACAGTTGCTCCTGTGCCTCAATATTTGAGCTATTTCTTCACAAATATGGTCATATTTTGCTATTTCCTTCTTAAAGAGATCCTCATGAGAGCCAGTGGATGTCATCAACTTTGGTAATATATCATCCTGAAGATATTTTTAGAAATATAAGCAAAGATAAATAGTACATGTTATAGATTCATGAATCACGGATTACATAGGATGGAAAAAATTCCACAAGAAGCATCCTAATCAGGTGTACCTTTCTTTTCATCTCTTTAAGCATGTCTTCAAGACCAGCCCTTTGGGCTCCAAGAGTTTCTACTTGCCTCTGAAATAGCGAGCACAAAATTTGATAAGAATTATAAACACATCTAATGCCAATgttgtagtcattttttaaaattataacccTATGAAACAATTAGAACATGTATTACTAATATTCCTTTTGTAAACTAAAATCCATTTTCCTACTGCTAACTCTAATCAATACTCCATTGTCCCACAATATGACACAGATAGGATGAACTGAAGGActgtaaaacaaaaatattactgAAATTGCCAATATAGCAAAAAATTTGTCACATATACTAGAAAATTCTAAGAGAAAAATAACAGTCATATAAATTATTGATTCAAGAACTGGTAGTGAATCTTATTCTTTGA includes:
- the LOC112710843 gene encoding vacuolar-sorting protein BRO1-like, with product MSILDARPIESALPTLARPIMSLDQNEDAIVGSLKQSLRQVETLGAQRAGLEDMLKEMKRKDDILPKLMTSTGSHEDLFKKEIAKYDHICEEIAQILRHRSNC